Proteins from a genomic interval of Paenibacillus sp. FSL H8-0048:
- a CDS encoding response regulator transcription factor produces the protein MYTILIADDESEIVELLQLYLEKEYTILTAGNGIEALQRMQNNKIDLAILDIMMPGMDGLQLLKRIREHEHFPVLFLSAKSQYHDKILGLELGADDYIAKPFNPLEIVARAGAMLRRVHQFDAKAPEEEKRSEQIVLGRLTLDRSTCQVEVAGEAVALTSTEYKILELLMQQPGRVFTRKKIYETVWEDFYVYEDNSIMVHISNIRDKIERDSKRPEYLKTIRGLGYKIEAPVEK, from the coding sequence ATGTATACCATTCTCATAGCCGATGACGAATCGGAGATTGTTGAGCTTCTGCAGCTGTATCTGGAGAAGGAATATACGATTTTGACCGCGGGGAACGGAATTGAAGCGCTCCAGCGGATGCAGAATAACAAGATTGACCTGGCGATCCTGGACATTATGATGCCGGGGATGGACGGGCTGCAGCTGCTGAAGCGGATTCGGGAGCATGAGCATTTCCCTGTGCTGTTCCTGTCCGCCAAGAGCCAGTATCATGATAAAATCCTGGGGCTGGAGCTTGGAGCGGACGACTATATCGCTAAGCCTTTTAATCCGCTGGAGATTGTGGCGCGTGCCGGGGCCATGCTGCGGCGGGTGCATCAGTTCGATGCTAAGGCACCGGAGGAGGAGAAGCGCAGTGAGCAGATTGTTCTTGGAAGGCTGACGCTGGACCGGAGCACCTGTCAGGTTGAGGTGGCCGGGGAGGCCGTCGCTCTGACTTCGACCGAATACAAGATCCTGGAGCTGCTGATGCAGCAGCCGGGACGTGTTTTTACACGCAAGAAGATCTATGAGACTGTCTGGGAAGATTTCTACGTCTACGAGGACAACAGCATAATGGTGCATATCAGCAACATCCGCGACAAGATCGAACGAGATTCCAAGAGACCGGAATACCTGAAGACGATCAGGGGATTGGGGTACAAAATTGAAGCACCCGTGGAAAAGTAG
- the bshB2 gene encoding bacillithiol biosynthesis deacetylase BshB2, with product MNHARILVVLPHPDDEAYFVSGTLAMYIAAGAEVTYACLTLGEMGRNMGVPLLANRTTLPAIRQAELEASCKAIGIQDLRMLGFHDKMIEFEDPALLDHRIASLVKELTPSLVITFYPGYSVHPDHDATGAAVIRTIARLPAAERPVVHSVAFSNGHQQRIGAADVVTDVTPFITVKINSILAHRTQFQPEKVLGGLKPTDPVICGKYGTERFWTYRFPECKEQPEEAVLCSN from the coding sequence ATGAACCATGCAAGAATTCTGGTTGTGCTTCCCCATCCCGACGATGAGGCTTACTTCGTATCCGGGACACTGGCGATGTATATCGCAGCAGGTGCAGAGGTGACCTATGCCTGTCTGACACTGGGAGAGATGGGCCGGAACATGGGCGTTCCGCTCCTTGCAAACCGCACGACCCTGCCGGCTATCCGCCAAGCGGAGCTCGAAGCTTCCTGTAAGGCCATTGGGATTCAAGACCTGAGGATGCTGGGCTTCCATGACAAAATGATTGAGTTCGAAGACCCGGCACTCCTGGATCACCGGATTGCATCGCTCGTGAAGGAGCTTACCCCGTCGCTGGTTATTACGTTCTACCCTGGTTATAGCGTGCACCCGGATCACGATGCTACTGGTGCTGCGGTTATCCGTACCATTGCCCGGCTGCCCGCTGCGGAACGTCCGGTTGTACATAGTGTCGCCTTCTCGAACGGCCATCAGCAGCGGATTGGAGCAGCCGATGTAGTCACCGATGTGACTCCTTTTATCACGGTCAAAATCAACTCCATTCTGGCGCACCGCACCCAGTTCCAGCCGGAGAAAGTGCTTGGCGGCCTTAAACCCACCGATCCGGTAATCTGCGGCAAGTACGGTACGGAACGCTTTTGGACCTACCGGTTCCCGGAATGCAAGGAACAGCCGGAGGAAGCGGTACTGTGCAGCAATTAA
- a CDS encoding YojF family protein: MQLIQPQAIQTRIDQFVGEDLYIHLELTTGAYASHIDSTRPPGSAFISNAVIRYTNGSISGTGPYRVGLKTEQGWIYAEGLTHVDEHDKERLILAGHDSQGKLIVALQLSRTPF, from the coding sequence ATGCAACTCATTCAACCCCAGGCGATTCAGACCCGCATCGACCAATTCGTCGGCGAGGATCTATATATCCATCTTGAGCTCACAACAGGAGCTTATGCCAGTCATATCGACAGCACACGTCCCCCAGGCTCGGCGTTCATCAGCAATGCAGTGATCCGTTACACGAACGGCTCTATCTCAGGCACAGGACCTTACCGGGTTGGCCTGAAGACAGAGCAAGGCTGGATTTACGCCGAAGGACTTACCCATGTAGATGAGCACGATAAGGAGCGGCTGATTCTGGCCGGCCATGACAGTCAGGGCAAGCTGATTGTGGCGTTGCAGCTTAGCCGGACCCCTTTTTAA
- a CDS encoding GNAT family N-acetyltransferase, translated as MTEERVYIRFPGPEDAAELLGMYLRNREFFEEHSPEICGDFYTEEYQRDKLTQYEEFRAADERYDFLVIHKADRRIIGSVSLSFVVRGPLQSCMIGYSLDKEYNGKGYMTEAVKQVVRYAFEELKFHRITGEASPDNPGSIRVLENAGFHKEGIARLNVKIRGVWKDHQILAIINPADIS; from the coding sequence ATGACAGAAGAGCGGGTATATATCCGCTTCCCCGGGCCTGAAGATGCCGCTGAGCTGTTGGGGATGTATTTGCGTAACCGTGAGTTTTTTGAAGAGCATTCGCCGGAGATCTGCGGGGATTTCTATACAGAGGAGTACCAGCGGGACAAGCTTACGCAGTATGAAGAGTTCAGGGCAGCAGATGAGAGATACGACTTCCTGGTCATTCACAAGGCTGACCGCCGGATCATCGGCAGTGTCAGTCTGTCTTTTGTGGTGAGGGGACCGCTGCAGAGCTGTATGATCGGGTACAGTCTGGACAAGGAATATAATGGTAAAGGCTATATGACGGAGGCGGTGAAACAGGTCGTGCGCTATGCCTTCGAGGAGCTGAAGTTCCACCGGATTACAGGGGAAGCTTCACCGGATAATCCCGGTTCTATCCGTGTACTGGAGAATGCAGGCTTCCATAAGGAAGGCATTGCCCGGCTGAATGTGAAGATCCGCGGCGTGTGGAAGGACCACCAGATTCTTGCCATCATCAACCCGGCGGATATTAGTTAA
- a CDS encoding sensor histidine kinase, with the protein MKHPWKSRDNRPLQTSLTIDFLLFNCMLLMLVLVVYLFVQKDIAQVIREQMKPDPNLSVEAGAYQEELGQGPESERLLKSGGWLELLDSGKRVIQVIGEKQDDIQAYDEDMLYIGLENRSDQPFYYSITSVTEQDSGAAWMLLKIPRDVINISINNEFLVSYLNHSVFFYVFLVSGLILLLIFVYSYWVSRRIKKPLRVLNLGLNRMMEGHYNTRIALYAETEFLRIGHSFNYMADVIEKTTEEKRLAEKSKQRLMVDLSHDLKTPITSIQGYAQALVEGRVTDPERQTKYLNYIYTKSVQVTKLITHMLDLLKLDSPDFILRIERLELGDHLREMIADTYGEFEQKDFELHLQVPEEEVYARYDPELFASVINNLIGNALAYNPEGTRIRVSVIPEDTQIRIEIADNGVGIPRELWDTIFDPFVRGDEARTTASGGTGLGLSIAKKNVEKMEGSLLLESREGEPTVFVIRIPK; encoded by the coding sequence TTGAAGCACCCGTGGAAAAGTAGAGATAACCGTCCGCTGCAGACGTCGCTGACCATCGACTTCCTGCTGTTCAACTGTATGCTGCTTATGCTGGTGTTAGTGGTCTATCTATTCGTCCAAAAGGATATTGCCCAGGTCATCCGGGAGCAAATGAAGCCAGACCCCAATCTCTCTGTGGAGGCCGGAGCGTACCAGGAGGAGCTGGGCCAAGGGCCGGAGAGTGAGCGTCTGCTGAAGAGCGGTGGCTGGCTGGAGCTGCTGGATTCCGGCAAGCGGGTGATTCAGGTCATTGGTGAGAAGCAGGATGATATTCAAGCTTATGACGAGGACATGCTGTATATCGGACTGGAGAACCGCAGCGACCAGCCTTTTTACTATTCTATTACGAGTGTTACGGAGCAGGACAGCGGGGCAGCCTGGATGTTGCTTAAGATTCCCCGCGATGTAATCAATATCTCCATTAACAACGAGTTTCTGGTCTCCTATCTGAATCATTCGGTGTTCTTTTATGTATTCCTGGTCAGCGGTTTGATTCTGCTGCTGATTTTTGTGTACAGCTATTGGGTCTCCAGACGGATCAAGAAGCCGCTGCGGGTGCTGAATCTGGGCTTGAACCGTATGATGGAAGGGCATTACAACACGCGGATTGCCCTGTATGCAGAGACCGAGTTCCTGCGGATCGGCCACAGCTTCAACTATATGGCTGATGTGATTGAGAAGACGACTGAGGAGAAGCGCCTGGCCGAGAAAAGCAAGCAGCGGCTGATGGTCGATCTGTCGCATGACCTGAAGACCCCTATTACCAGCATCCAGGGGTATGCGCAGGCGCTTGTCGAAGGACGCGTTACTGACCCGGAGCGGCAGACGAAATATTTGAATTACATCTACACCAAGTCCGTGCAGGTCACGAAGCTCATTACGCATATGCTGGATCTGCTTAAGCTGGACTCACCGGATTTCATCCTGCGGATAGAGCGGCTAGAGCTGGGCGATCATCTGCGGGAGATGATTGCCGACACCTACGGCGAGTTTGAGCAAAAAGACTTCGAGCTTCACCTGCAGGTGCCCGAAGAAGAGGTCTATGCCCGTTATGATCCCGAGCTGTTCGCCAGTGTCATTAATAATCTGATCGGCAATGCGCTGGCCTATAATCCCGAAGGGACGCGCATCCGGGTATCCGTGATTCCCGAGGATACGCAGATCAGGATCGAGATTGCAGACAATGGCGTCGGCATTCCGAGGGAGCTGTGGGACACGATTTTTGATCCGTTTGTGCGGGGAGATGAGGCGCGGACGACGGCCAGCGGAGGAACCGGACTGGGCTTGTCCATCGCCAAGAAGAACGTGGAGAAGATGGAGGGTTCACTGCTGCTGGAGAGCAGGGAAGGGGAGCCGACGGTGTTTGTGATCCGTATCCCGAAATAG